The following coding sequences are from one Oceanidesulfovibrio indonesiensis window:
- a CDS encoding PAS domain-containing protein: MNYDPPDALLGFVAESAGVVALLLDGHGTIRAAHGLSPGRDSDALTGVPLAELGDAETARSLRDLVSAGKAVHGLRFVFAHDNSRYVLDLRRHDDGFLALLRPQPPASECDAAMASWHLNNPHPVFRTGGEGTILFANPPAESLIEALRTKDGGRSTHAPESLLPALRDARRTGERLDLEMQVDDAYYLLSCLPVAGLDEVQVYGLNITERVRAELALEQSHAELEYRVAERTRSLQQEILVRRKAEEELRLAFLIVEKSPVILFRRTADEERRLLYVSSNVSRFGVTAEDMLRGRVHFSNLIHPEDMDRLRSEIQRHAADGTLEYTQEYRILTPQGDVRWVHDETHAERDSDGAILHYQGIVVDITDRKKAEQALAMAKTIVERSPVVLFRRSAGDGGRLLYVSENVSRFGYSAADFMTGNIAFRDVVYPDDSERLARDVEKAAAEKLDQYQLSYRIVTRDGEIRYIDDQTTVERGEDGSPVFYQGVLNDVTEQAIIQKELRKSEYKFRRIVETAGEGFILMNHDLIIVDVNAAYCHMLGYTRAELVGLSPIDLATDRFAAYMNANREAILSQDYRTFEGSMVARDGREVPILVHGNTLRDEEGRILGNFAFVTDLTEQKKALALAEEVQKSLQPDSPIALPGLVIAGNSVASQSVGGDYLDVLTDLGRDNPCVGIVVGDISGHGVDSALLMTSARAFMRMRAARGGSPKEIVADLNHSLVEDMSGSGRFMTLFFLAVDPQTRRLTWVRAGHDPAMVYDPETGEFDELMGEGLPLGVDADFEYQENTLESVPAGRFIIIGSDGIWEAVKQDGEMFGKERLRTVVRQYAQDGPEAIIKNVFNEVYLFTHGLPLEDDMTLAVLRLDAS; the protein is encoded by the coding sequence ATGAACTACGATCCACCGGATGCTCTGCTCGGCTTCGTTGCCGAGTCGGCCGGCGTCGTTGCTTTGCTGCTCGATGGGCACGGTACGATCCGGGCAGCCCATGGGTTGTCGCCGGGCAGAGATTCCGATGCGCTTACAGGGGTTCCGTTGGCCGAACTCGGCGACGCCGAAACCGCCCGTTCGTTGCGCGACCTCGTAAGCGCCGGGAAGGCTGTCCACGGCCTCCGGTTTGTTTTTGCGCACGACAATTCCAGATACGTCCTGGATCTGCGACGCCACGATGACGGATTCCTCGCCCTGCTGCGACCGCAGCCTCCGGCGTCGGAATGCGACGCCGCCATGGCGAGCTGGCACCTGAACAACCCGCACCCGGTGTTTCGGACTGGCGGCGAGGGGACAATCCTTTTTGCCAATCCGCCAGCGGAATCCCTGATCGAGGCTTTGCGGACCAAGGACGGCGGACGTTCCACGCACGCACCAGAATCGCTCCTGCCCGCACTCCGGGACGCCCGGCGCACCGGAGAACGTCTGGACCTGGAAATGCAGGTCGACGATGCGTACTACCTGCTCTCGTGCTTGCCTGTGGCCGGCCTGGACGAGGTGCAGGTGTATGGCCTGAACATCACCGAACGGGTGCGAGCCGAGCTTGCCCTGGAGCAATCCCACGCAGAGCTCGAATACCGCGTTGCCGAGCGCACCCGGTCTCTTCAGCAGGAAATTCTGGTACGCCGAAAAGCCGAGGAAGAATTGCGGCTCGCATTCCTCATCGTGGAGAAGAGTCCGGTCATTCTTTTCCGCCGCACCGCCGACGAGGAACGGCGTCTTCTCTACGTGTCCAGCAACGTCAGCCGCTTCGGCGTGACCGCCGAAGACATGCTCCGGGGGCGCGTGCATTTTTCCAACCTTATCCACCCGGAGGACATGGACCGCCTGCGCAGCGAAATACAGCGCCATGCCGCCGACGGCACGCTGGAGTACACCCAGGAGTACCGCATACTCACGCCGCAGGGCGACGTGCGCTGGGTCCACGACGAAACGCACGCGGAGCGGGACTCGGACGGCGCAATCCTCCACTACCAGGGAATCGTGGTGGACATCACCGATCGCAAGAAGGCCGAGCAGGCCCTGGCCATGGCCAAGACCATCGTGGAGCGCAGCCCGGTGGTTTTGTTCCGGCGCAGCGCCGGCGACGGCGGCAGGCTGCTTTACGTATCGGAAAACGTCTCCCGGTTCGGCTACAGCGCTGCGGATTTCATGACCGGCAATATCGCATTCCGCGATGTCGTCTACCCAGACGACAGCGAACGACTCGCCCGCGACGTGGAGAAAGCAGCTGCCGAAAAGCTGGATCAGTACCAGCTCTCGTACCGCATCGTCACCAGGGACGGCGAAATCCGTTACATCGACGACCAGACCACCGTGGAACGCGGCGAGGACGGCTCGCCCGTGTTCTATCAAGGCGTTCTCAACGACGTCACCGAGCAGGCCATCATCCAGAAAGAGCTGCGCAAGAGCGAATACAAATTCCGCCGCATCGTGGAGACGGCCGGCGAAGGGTTCATTCTCATGAACCATGACCTGATCATCGTGGACGTGAACGCCGCTTACTGCCATATGCTCGGCTACACGCGCGCGGAGCTTGTGGGGCTCTCGCCCATCGATCTGGCAACGGATAGATTCGCCGCGTACATGAACGCCAACCGCGAGGCGATTCTTTCCCAGGACTACCGCACTTTCGAAGGATCGATGGTCGCCAGGGACGGCCGGGAGGTGCCCATCCTCGTGCACGGCAACACTCTGCGGGACGAAGAGGGCCGTATTCTCGGCAACTTCGCCTTCGTCACCGACCTTACGGAGCAGAAAAAAGCCCTCGCCCTGGCCGAGGAGGTCCAGAAGAGCCTCCAGCCGGACAGCCCCATCGCCCTGCCCGGGCTCGTCATCGCCGGCAACTCCGTGGCCAGCCAGAGCGTGGGCGGCGACTACCTGGACGTCCTCACGGACCTCGGCCGGGACAATCCATGCGTTGGCATCGTGGTTGGCGATATTTCCGGCCACGGTGTGGATTCCGCTCTGCTCATGACATCGGCCCGGGCCTTCATGCGCATGCGCGCCGCCCGCGGTGGATCGCCAAAGGAAATCGTCGCCGACCTGAACCACTCACTCGTCGAGGACATGAGCGGTTCCGGACGTTTCATGACACTGTTCTTTCTGGCAGTGGACCCGCAGACCCGCAGACTCACCTGGGTTCGCGCCGGTCACGATCCGGCCATGGTCTACGATCCGGAGACCGGGGAGTTCGATGAGCTTATGGGAGAAGGTTTGCCTCTGGGCGTGGATGCGGATTTCGAATACCAGGAAAATACGCTCGAAAGCGTGCCGGCCGGACGATTCATCATCATCGGGTCCGACGGCATATGGGAAGCGGTGAAACAGGATGGCGAGATGTTCGGCAAAGAACGGCTTCGCACCGTCGTCCGACAGTACGCTCAGGATGGGCCCGAAGCCATCATCAAAAACGTGTTCAACGAGGTTTACCTCTTCACCCACGGCTTACCCCTGGAAGACGATATGACCCTGGCCGTGCTGCGGCTTGACGCAAGCTG
- a CDS encoding flavin reductase family protein: MRSLGAKPLAQPAPVWVIGTYFQDERPNIMTAAWGGICCSDPPCLQISLRKATATYHNIMHSKAFTVNVPNPEFMEKSDYAGMVSGKDTDKFAATGLTPVKSDIVDAPYVQEFPMVLECSLIKHVEIGLHTVFIGEIKDVKVKEEFVDGHHADMAKVNPVLFAPGSRRYYAIGKEIGQAFSSGRICMRNGE, translated from the coding sequence ATGCGTTCTCTCGGCGCCAAGCCACTGGCCCAGCCCGCTCCGGTGTGGGTCATCGGCACCTACTTTCAGGACGAACGGCCCAACATCATGACGGCGGCGTGGGGCGGCATCTGCTGCTCCGATCCGCCATGCCTGCAAATATCCCTGCGAAAAGCCACGGCAACCTACCACAACATCATGCATTCCAAGGCCTTCACCGTGAACGTGCCCAACCCGGAATTCATGGAGAAGAGCGACTACGCGGGCATGGTCTCCGGCAAGGATACGGACAAGTTCGCAGCCACGGGCCTCACTCCGGTCAAGAGCGACATAGTGGACGCGCCGTACGTGCAGGAGTTCCCGATGGTCCTCGAATGCTCGCTGATCAAGCACGTGGAGATCGGTCTGCACACCGTGTTCATCGGCGAGATCAAGGACGTGAAGGTCAAGGAAGAGTTCGTGGACGGCCACCACGCCGACATGGCCAAGGTGAATCCCGTCCTCTTCGCCCCGGGGTCCCGGCGGTATTACGCCATCGGCAAGGAAATCGGTCAGGCGTTCTCCTCGGGCCGGATCTGCATGCGAAACGGAGAATAG
- a CDS encoding L-dopachrome tautomerase-related protein, which translates to MRSVRGVSIGIILLLALFAFTVFSTRDKAPADVASITTPQLPSPSSLEIVAMLNEGPGNIAITPQGRIFLSMHQFYGPRMRVMELVNGRLTPYPSPAWSSAPNEDGVGLEAVLGIQSDPDGVLWIMDNGGLGKAEPRLVAWDTVREKLLHVHELPPPDDVEFSILSDLALDPKHGLAYVTDTAGRQSSILIVDMKSGAAKRVLTGHVSVLADQSVTIEFETGRTVTRIGPQGGKEEWKVPLNPITIDADYEWLYYGPMHGTTLYRVRTKDLADVFAGRRSEESLGDRIEAFGSRPPCDGISMDADGNIYITDIGNAAVGVMDTNGQYRTLYRDPALLDWVDGLANGPDGYIYGTVNKLHRSAPLSGGSGNAAPPFYVVRFPALAATSPGR; encoded by the coding sequence ATGCGCTCGGTACGCGGCGTCTCAATCGGCATCATCCTGCTCCTGGCTCTCTTCGCATTTACGGTGTTCTCTACGCGCGACAAGGCCCCGGCGGATGTGGCGAGCATCACAACCCCGCAGCTGCCCAGCCCGTCTTCGCTGGAAATCGTCGCCATGCTGAACGAGGGTCCCGGCAACATAGCCATCACGCCGCAGGGACGCATCTTCCTGTCCATGCATCAGTTCTACGGGCCGCGCATGCGCGTTATGGAATTGGTTAACGGACGACTCACTCCGTATCCCAGCCCTGCCTGGTCTTCGGCGCCGAACGAAGACGGCGTGGGCCTGGAAGCCGTACTCGGCATCCAGAGCGACCCGGACGGCGTGCTCTGGATTATGGACAACGGCGGTCTGGGCAAGGCCGAGCCCAGGCTCGTGGCCTGGGACACAGTGCGCGAAAAGCTCCTCCACGTTCACGAACTGCCTCCGCCGGACGACGTCGAGTTCTCCATTCTCAGCGATCTGGCGCTCGATCCCAAGCACGGCCTCGCGTACGTCACCGATACTGCGGGAAGACAGTCCTCCATCCTCATCGTGGACATGAAGAGCGGCGCGGCAAAACGCGTTCTCACCGGGCACGTGTCCGTGCTTGCCGACCAGTCCGTGACCATTGAGTTCGAGACAGGCCGCACGGTTACGCGCATCGGCCCTCAGGGCGGCAAGGAAGAGTGGAAGGTTCCGCTGAACCCCATCACCATAGACGCCGACTACGAGTGGCTCTACTACGGCCCTATGCACGGAACCACCCTGTACCGCGTCAGAACCAAAGATCTCGCCGATGTCTTTGCCGGTCGCCGCAGCGAGGAGTCCCTCGGCGACCGTATCGAGGCGTTCGGCTCCAGGCCGCCTTGCGACGGCATCTCCATGGACGCCGACGGCAACATCTACATCACGGACATCGGCAACGCCGCCGTGGGAGTAATGGACACAAACGGCCAGTACCGCACCCTGTATCGGGATCCCGCGCTTCTGGACTGGGTGGACGGGCTGGCCAACGGTCCGGACGGCTACATCTACGGAACGGTGAACAAGCTCCACCGCTCCGCCCCGCTTTCCGGCGGCAGCGGCAACGCTGCCCCTCCCTTCTACGTGGTGCGATTTCCTGCGCTGGCCGCCACCTCTCCCGGGCGTTGA
- a CDS encoding hydantoinase B/oxoprolinase family protein, translated as MDVNPILIEVFKNRFASICEEMGMTLMRTGFSPNIKERRDFSCALFDAQGEMIAQAAHIPVHLGSMPLSVQAAIAARPMERGDMVILNDPFKGGTHLPDITLVAPVFADDAAPEPSFYVANRAHHADVGGISAGSMPLSTSIFQEGIIIPPLTFVKGGEIVEPLLTFFLNNLRTPQEREGDFAAQVMANVTGVKRAQELIAKYGLDVVQQYSDVLMDYAETVTRAAIARIPDGEYEFEDFLDNDGITDELVPIRCVLTVDGETAELDFSASGEQVQGSVNAVRAITLSAVLYVFRALITENISTNAGCLRPLTVVTRPGTIVDAQFPAAVAGGNVETSQRIVDVILGALAQAMPEAVPAASQGTMNNITIGGFDPHKNRPFAYYETLGGGMGASVHAHGESAVHSHMTNTLNTPVEAMEYAYPFLVREYSVRRGSGGSGTHAGGCGMVREIELTANAEVTVLSERRRIGPYGLQGGEAGIKGANIIVRTCGGKEEREEKPGKFNARLNAGDRIRMETPGGGGWGE; from the coding sequence ATGGACGTGAATCCCATACTCATCGAAGTCTTCAAGAACCGCTTCGCTTCCATCTGCGAAGAGATGGGCATGACCCTCATGCGCACCGGATTTTCGCCGAACATCAAGGAGCGGCGGGACTTTTCCTGCGCCCTGTTCGACGCCCAGGGCGAGATGATCGCCCAGGCCGCGCACATTCCGGTGCATCTCGGCTCCATGCCGCTTTCCGTGCAGGCGGCCATCGCCGCCCGACCCATGGAGCGGGGCGACATGGTGATCCTGAACGACCCCTTCAAGGGCGGCACGCATCTGCCGGACATCACCCTGGTGGCGCCTGTGTTCGCGGACGACGCGGCCCCGGAACCTTCCTTCTATGTGGCAAACCGCGCCCACCACGCTGATGTGGGCGGCATCTCGGCCGGCTCCATGCCCCTGTCCACCTCCATCTTCCAGGAAGGCATCATCATCCCGCCGCTCACTTTCGTTAAGGGCGGTGAGATCGTGGAACCGCTGCTCACATTCTTCCTGAACAACCTGCGAACCCCACAGGAGCGCGAAGGCGATTTTGCTGCGCAGGTCATGGCCAACGTCACCGGCGTCAAACGGGCTCAGGAGCTCATCGCCAAATACGGGCTGGACGTGGTGCAGCAGTACTCCGACGTGCTCATGGACTACGCCGAGACCGTAACCCGCGCGGCCATCGCGCGCATCCCGGACGGCGAGTACGAATTTGAGGATTTCCTGGACAACGACGGCATCACGGACGAGCTCGTGCCCATCCGCTGTGTGCTCACCGTGGACGGCGAAACCGCCGAGTTGGATTTCTCCGCCTCGGGCGAGCAGGTCCAGGGCAGCGTGAACGCCGTTCGCGCCATCACGCTCTCGGCCGTGCTCTATGTCTTCCGGGCGCTCATCACGGAGAACATCTCCACCAACGCCGGCTGCCTGCGGCCCCTCACCGTGGTCACCAGACCCGGCACCATCGTGGACGCGCAATTCCCGGCGGCCGTGGCCGGCGGCAACGTGGAGACCTCCCAGCGCATTGTGGACGTGATTCTGGGCGCGCTGGCCCAGGCCATGCCCGAAGCCGTTCCAGCGGCCAGCCAGGGCACCATGAACAACATCACCATCGGCGGTTTCGATCCGCACAAAAATCGCCCCTTCGCCTATTACGAGACGCTGGGAGGCGGCATGGGCGCATCCGTGCATGCGCACGGCGAATCCGCCGTGCACTCGCACATGACCAACACGCTGAACACACCAGTGGAGGCCATGGAGTACGCCTACCCCTTCCTGGTGCGGGAATACTCTGTCCGCCGCGGCTCGGGCGGTTCGGGCACGCACGCTGGCGGCTGCGGCATGGTGCGGGAGATCGAGCTCACGGCGAACGCCGAGGTCACCGTGCTGTCGGAGCGCCGGCGCATCGGCCCGTATGGCCTTCAGGGTGGCGAGGCCGGCATCAAGGGCGCCAACATCATAGTCCGCACTTGCGGCGGCAAGGAAGAGCGCGAGGAAAAGCCCGGCAAGTTCAACGCCCGTCTGAACGCCGGGGACCGCATCCGCATGGAAACCCCGGGCGGCGGCGGCTGGGGGGAATAG
- a CDS encoding hydantoinase/oxoprolinase family protein, whose translation MRIIGVDTGGTFTDLIYKDGDEWKVHKLLSTPSNPAEAVLAGLATVAPETGRMVVHGSTVATNAILERKGVRTALVTNDRFTDVIVIGRQNRSRLYDLAYNHESPIVPEDLRFGAPGRVNSAGEELEPLSKDDAAHVADLVRQSGAESVAVCLLFSFARPEHEQRLGSALAELGVPVSLSHEIVSEFREFERMSTTVVNAYVSPKMHRYLSFLEDRLFEGDSLRIMQSNGGSISAATAMHESVRTILSGPAGGVVGALEIGTLAGHPKLITFDMGGTSSDVALMDGALSLTMESSISGYPVKTPMIDIHTVGAGGGSIAAVDAGGSLTVGPESAGADPGPICYGKGSSITVTDANLYLGRLIPEHFLGGNMALDLDALEKPFADMSAQLGLTPVELAEGILAVANANMERAIRVISVERGFDPREFTLFSFGGAGGLHAAALARLLNMEKVFIPRNPGILSAVGMLLADIVKDYSHTVMVEAAASTPASIAEALAPLEARGVDDLAAEGIGPERTAFERYLDMRYEGQSYEILTPFDPDAKDMDAVVEVFHELHERTYGYRNQTKPVQVVNVRLRARGMPTKPTFARSEPAGETPPEAANLGVREVIFDGEAKPTRVYRREELRAGNVIPGPAVLVEYTSTLLVPPYATAVVDEYENLILTIS comes from the coding sequence ATGCGCATCATTGGCGTCGATACAGGTGGTACTTTTACCGACCTGATTTATAAGGATGGCGACGAGTGGAAGGTCCACAAGCTGCTTTCCACCCCGTCCAACCCGGCAGAGGCCGTGCTCGCCGGGCTTGCGACCGTAGCCCCTGAGACGGGCCGCATGGTCGTGCACGGCTCCACGGTGGCCACGAACGCTATTCTCGAACGCAAGGGCGTGCGCACCGCCCTGGTCACCAACGACCGTTTCACGGACGTCATCGTCATCGGCCGGCAGAACCGCTCCCGGCTGTACGATCTGGCCTACAACCACGAATCGCCCATCGTGCCGGAGGATCTGCGCTTCGGCGCTCCCGGGCGTGTAAATTCCGCAGGCGAGGAGCTCGAACCGCTTTCGAAAGACGACGCCGCGCATGTGGCCGACCTGGTGCGCCAGTCCGGCGCCGAATCCGTGGCGGTCTGCCTGCTCTTCTCCTTCGCCAGGCCGGAGCATGAGCAGCGCCTTGGCTCCGCCCTGGCCGAACTGGGCGTTCCGGTCTCTCTCTCTCACGAGATCGTCAGCGAATTCCGCGAGTTCGAGCGTATGTCCACCACCGTGGTCAACGCTTACGTCTCGCCAAAGATGCATCGCTACCTCTCCTTTCTCGAAGACAGGCTGTTCGAGGGCGACTCTCTGCGCATCATGCAGTCCAACGGCGGGTCCATCTCCGCGGCCACGGCCATGCACGAATCCGTGCGCACCATCCTTTCCGGCCCGGCAGGCGGCGTGGTTGGCGCGTTGGAGATCGGCACTCTTGCCGGCCACCCCAAACTCATCACCTTCGATATGGGCGGCACATCCTCGGACGTGGCGCTCATGGACGGCGCTCTCTCGCTGACCATGGAGTCCTCCATCTCCGGCTATCCGGTGAAGACGCCCATGATCGACATCCACACCGTTGGGGCGGGGGGCGGCTCCATAGCCGCCGTGGACGCCGGCGGTTCACTGACGGTTGGGCCGGAATCAGCAGGCGCCGATCCCGGCCCCATCTGCTACGGCAAGGGCTCCAGCATCACGGTGACGGACGCCAACCTCTACCTGGGCCGGCTCATTCCGGAGCATTTCCTGGGCGGAAACATGGCCCTGGACCTGGACGCCCTGGAAAAACCCTTTGCCGACATGTCCGCGCAACTCGGCCTCACCCCCGTGGAGTTGGCTGAAGGCATCCTGGCAGTGGCCAACGCGAACATGGAGCGGGCCATCCGCGTCATCAGCGTGGAACGCGGCTTCGATCCTCGCGAGTTCACGCTCTTCTCCTTCGGCGGCGCCGGCGGCCTGCACGCCGCGGCCCTGGCCCGGCTCCTCAACATGGAAAAGGTCTTCATCCCCAGGAATCCCGGCATTCTGTCGGCCGTGGGCATGCTATTGGCCGACATCGTGAAGGACTACTCGCACACGGTCATGGTGGAGGCGGCCGCCTCCACGCCCGCATCCATCGCCGAGGCCCTTGCTCCGCTGGAGGCGCGCGGCGTTGATGATCTGGCCGCCGAGGGTATCGGCCCGGAGCGCACGGCTTTCGAGCGCTACCTGGACATGCGCTACGAAGGCCAGTCCTACGAGATTCTCACCCCGTTCGATCCGGATGCGAAAGACATGGACGCCGTTGTCGAGGTCTTCCACGAGTTGCATGAGCGCACCTACGGCTACCGTAACCAGACCAAGCCCGTGCAGGTGGTCAATGTGCGGCTTCGCGCCCGCGGCATGCCCACCAAGCCCACCTTCGCCAGATCGGAGCCCGCCGGAGAAACGCCTCCGGAAGCTGCAAACCTCGGCGTCCGCGAGGTGATCTTCGACGGCGAGGCCAAGCCCACCCGCGTATACCGCCGCGAAGAACTCAGGGCCGGCAACGTTATCCCCGGCCCGGCCGTGCTCGTGGAATACACCTCCACCCTTCTTGTACCGCCGTATGCCACGGCCGTGGTGGACGAGTACGAGAACCTCATCCTGACCATCTCCTAA